The Leadbettera azotonutricia ZAS-9 genome has a window encoding:
- a CDS encoding aldo/keto reductase — MNMQYRTIGKTGIKAGIIGLGCEGLLNKPFGEVEKITGAALDGGMNMFDFFSPNKEARSNFGKAIKGKRDKVFIQGHIGSTDIHEQNDLSRDLGTCKKYFESYLTDMGTDYIDFGMFFFVDTPEDFKAIFEGELLNYAQGLKKKGIIRAIGAGSHNSEIAQRIVKTGVVDLIMFSVNPVFDMAPAEADIYQMFDDEKSKNLFTAKIQPQRASLYRLCEEKEVGITTMKTLHAGRLLSPDLTPFGSPLTPAQCIHYALTRPAVVSTLIGCKNPEEVKDTLRYFDMKDEEKDYSDIIKNYQGEYKGNCMYCNHCLPCPSHIDVAALTKYLDLARQNEKDIAPTVTQHYKALSKHGSDCISCGSCEKRCPFSVPVIKNMAKAVELFGI; from the coding sequence ATGAATATGCAATATCGTACCATAGGAAAAACCGGCATTAAGGCCGGGATCATCGGGCTTGGCTGTGAAGGGCTTTTGAATAAGCCCTTTGGCGAAGTTGAAAAAATAACCGGTGCCGCCCTTGACGGGGGGATGAATATGTTCGATTTCTTCTCCCCAAACAAAGAAGCCCGCAGCAATTTCGGGAAGGCTATCAAGGGCAAGCGGGACAAGGTGTTTATCCAGGGCCACATTGGTTCTACGGATATCCACGAACAGAATGACTTGAGCCGCGACCTTGGCACATGCAAGAAATATTTTGAAAGCTACCTGACCGATATGGGAACGGATTATATCGACTTCGGGATGTTTTTCTTTGTGGATACGCCCGAGGATTTCAAGGCAATTTTTGAAGGCGAGCTTTTGAATTATGCCCAGGGCCTAAAAAAGAAGGGCATTATCCGGGCTATAGGCGCAGGCAGCCATAACAGTGAAATTGCCCAGCGCATTGTAAAGACCGGCGTGGTTGACCTCATCATGTTCAGCGTGAACCCGGTCTTCGACATGGCCCCTGCAGAGGCCGATATCTACCAAATGTTCGACGACGAAAAAAGCAAGAATCTTTTCACCGCCAAAATACAGCCCCAGCGTGCAAGCCTCTACCGTCTCTGCGAAGAGAAAGAAGTCGGCATCACCACGATGAAGACCCTCCACGCAGGAAGATTGCTTTCGCCTGATCTCACCCCCTTCGGCTCTCCTTTGACACCCGCCCAGTGCATACACTATGCCCTTACCCGCCCTGCGGTGGTGAGCACCCTCATTGGCTGCAAAAACCCCGAAGAGGTTAAGGATACGCTGCGTTACTTCGATATGAAGGATGAAGAAAAGGACTACAGCGATATCATCAAGAATTACCAGGGCGAGTATAAGGGGAACTGCATGTACTGCAATCACTGCCTGCCCTGTCCTTCCCATATTGACGTGGCGGCCCTGACGAAATACCTCGATCTTGCCCGACAGAACGAGAAAGACATAGCCCCAACGGTAACCCAGCATTACAAAGCCCTGTCAAAGCACGGCTCGGATTGCATAAGCTGCGGAAGCTGCGAAAAACGCTGCCCCTTCTCGGTACCGGTAATAAAAAACATGGCAAAGGCAGTGGAACTTTTCGGAATATAG
- a CDS encoding DUF362 domain-containing protein, whose amino-acid sequence MKKLVTATFLLTFMVLVLFSACSTENESNTSNKVPASPGSGDIAKPSGDLPVVYMTGSIDSASLAAIYKALGREVKGKVAVKISTGEPGGHHFLDPALIKDLVQSVNGTIVENNTAYGGRRANTAMHKQVAIDHGFTAIAKVDILDEDDSISLPFAKGKNIQEDFVGSHFANYDSCLVLSHFKGHAMGGFGGAVKNISIGFASSMGKAWIHSAGKSKTNPWGGPQDAFLESMAEAAGAVMDSYGDKIVYISVMNHLSVDCDCSNNPAPPEMDDIGILASLDPVALDKACVDQVYASDTKRSASLRERIESRNGLHTLDHAEALGLGSQKYELVRIDG is encoded by the coding sequence ATGAAAAAGCTTGTTACTGCCACTTTTTTACTCACCTTTATGGTATTGGTTTTATTCTCGGCTTGCAGTACTGAAAATGAAAGCAACACAAGCAATAAAGTTCCTGCGTCTCCCGGATCGGGAGATATAGCGAAGCCCTCAGGCGATCTTCCTGTTGTCTACATGACAGGCAGCATAGATTCCGCAAGCCTTGCTGCCATTTACAAGGCTTTGGGCCGGGAAGTGAAGGGAAAAGTGGCGGTAAAGATCAGTACCGGTGAGCCCGGAGGCCATCACTTTCTTGATCCTGCTCTTATTAAGGATCTTGTCCAGTCTGTTAACGGTACCATCGTTGAAAATAATACTGCCTACGGCGGGAGGCGCGCCAATACTGCCATGCATAAGCAGGTGGCTATAGATCACGGTTTTACTGCTATTGCCAAGGTGGACATCTTGGACGAGGACGATTCCATAAGCCTTCCCTTTGCAAAGGGCAAGAACATTCAGGAGGATTTTGTAGGTTCCCATTTTGCCAATTACGATTCATGTCTGGTTCTTTCCCATTTTAAAGGCCATGCCATGGGCGGTTTCGGAGGCGCTGTTAAAAATATCTCCATAGGCTTTGCTTCCTCCATGGGAAAGGCCTGGATCCATAGTGCGGGAAAAAGCAAGACCAACCCCTGGGGCGGCCCCCAGGACGCTTTCCTGGAATCCATGGCGGAGGCGGCCGGAGCTGTCATGGACTCCTATGGAGACAAAATTGTGTATATCAGCGTGATGAATCATCTCTCGGTGGACTGCGATTGCAGCAATAATCCTGCACCCCCCGAAATGGACGATATAGGCATACTCGCCTCCCTTGATCCTGTTGCCCTCGATAAAGCCTGTGTGGATCAGGTCTACGCCTCGGATACCAAACGCAGCGCTTCCCTGCGTGAACGCATCGAAAGCAGAAACGGCCTCCACACCCTCGATCATGCCGAAGCCCTGGGCCTCGGCAGCCAGAAATACGAACTGGTCAGGATTGATGGCTGA
- a CDS encoding metallophosphoesterase family protein, giving the protein MTTFSENNKTEEIKIKNILAEIGIPILFIMGNDDKYEWKNSKNMYNLNQKEYEYDEYRFIGYQFTNPFIGGIFEKPEYDQIVDLISLEELCTDKYILITHGPAFGK; this is encoded by the coding sequence TTGACTACATTTTCTGAGAATAATAAAACAGAAGAAATAAAAATTAAGAATATTTTAGCAGAAATAGGAATTCCAATTTTATTCATTATGGGTAATGATGATAAATATGAATGGAAAAATAGCAAAAATATGTATAACCTTAATCAAAAAGAATATGAATATGATGAATATAGATTTATAGGTTATCAGTTTACTAATCCATTTATTGGCGGCATTTTTGAAAAACCCGAATATGATCAAATAGTTGATTTAATCAGTTTAGAAGAATTATGTACAGATAAATATATCTTAATAACACATGGACCGGCTTTTGGCAAATAG
- a CDS encoding response regulator, which produces MADKKIVVAIDDSTEELMVLNNILSKLYDLRVCKSAVDGLKLLGTINVDIILLDIEMPEMSGFEFLHQIKKIPRLMATPVIVISGHSTEDFISHALSQGASEMLSKPVKSEVLLETVKELLEHPRKGGIFDL; this is translated from the coding sequence ATGGCTGATAAAAAGATAGTTGTTGCCATTGATGATTCAACAGAGGAATTGATGGTCCTTAATAATATATTGAGTAAGCTCTATGATTTACGGGTTTGTAAATCTGCTGTGGATGGACTCAAATTGTTAGGCACTATTAACGTGGATATCATTTTATTGGATATTGAGATGCCTGAAATGTCCGGTTTCGAGTTTCTTCATCAAATCAAGAAAATTCCCAGGTTGATGGCCACACCGGTGATTGTGATTTCAGGCCATAGCACTGAGGACTTTATTTCCCATGCCCTTAGCCAGGGAGCAAGCGAAATGCTCTCCAAACCCGTTAAATCCGAAGTTTTATTGGAAACCGTAAAAGAACTTCTTGAGCATCCCAGGAAAGGCGGCATTTTCGATTTATAG
- a CDS encoding substrate-binding domain-containing protein, with translation MKKLALVLAALIALGGMAFASGGGQSSGGGSSSGQVQIALLMRNIDEQFLKDYSESVRKLAAEKNVALNVQDARSDGATQLTQLQTLLNQGYKYFVIVPCVSELSEQMNQLIQAKGGAAAYSNIQPTVDALKVGKNFFFASSPEFVGGRYQGQLIADYFDKNPGKAPGKAVNMLLILGQLGHPAQVNREAGLLAELKTRGYTVNIIARDTANWTPDQSQQKMDAWIAAYRGKFNVVAAQNDGMALGAVESLIQNGFTKSDSSDGTTLTVPVLGIDATQDAINSMKENKLYATVLQDAVGQSASAFDVVYQIASGTYKAGNAAGGTPAATTPIDEAPANDASIIGQCYLVPFVPVDKNSTYYKTH, from the coding sequence ATGAAGAAACTTGCATTGGTTCTGGCTGCACTTATTGCCCTTGGGGGCATGGCGTTCGCTTCGGGCGGCGGGCAGTCCAGCGGAGGCGGGAGCAGCAGCGGACAGGTACAGATCGCCCTGCTCATGAGGAACATCGACGAACAGTTCCTTAAGGATTATTCAGAGAGTGTCAGGAAGCTGGCGGCCGAGAAGAATGTGGCCCTCAACGTACAGGATGCCAGGAGCGACGGGGCGACTCAGCTTACCCAGCTCCAGACCCTGCTCAACCAGGGGTACAAGTATTTCGTGATCGTTCCCTGCGTTTCCGAGCTTTCGGAGCAGATGAACCAGCTTATCCAGGCAAAGGGCGGGGCGGCTGCCTATTCCAATATCCAGCCCACTGTGGATGCCCTCAAGGTCGGGAAGAACTTCTTTTTTGCCTCTTCCCCCGAATTCGTGGGCGGAAGGTATCAGGGCCAGCTCATTGCGGACTATTTTGACAAGAACCCCGGCAAGGCGCCGGGCAAAGCCGTTAATATGCTCCTCATTTTGGGGCAGCTCGGCCATCCCGCTCAGGTTAACCGGGAAGCGGGTCTCTTGGCTGAACTCAAGACCAGGGGTTACACGGTCAATATCATTGCCCGCGATACTGCCAACTGGACTCCCGACCAGTCACAGCAGAAAATGGACGCCTGGATTGCGGCTTACCGCGGCAAGTTCAATGTCGTGGCTGCCCAGAACGACGGCATGGCCCTCGGCGCTGTTGAGTCCCTCATCCAGAACGGCTTTACCAAGAGCGATTCCTCTGATGGCACCACCCTGACGGTTCCTGTACTCGGCATTGACGCCACCCAGGACGCCATCAACTCCATGAAAGAGAACAAGCTGTACGCCACAGTTCTCCAGGATGCAGTAGGCCAGTCGGCTTCTGCCTTCGATGTGGTTTATCAGATCGCTTCCGGTACCTACAAGGCCGGCAACGCCGCAGGCGGAACTCCTGCCGCCACCACCCCCATTGATGAAGCCCCGGCCAATGACGCCTCCATCATCGGGCAGTGTTATCTCGTACCCTTTGTGCCGGTAGACAAGAATTCCACTTACTACAAGACTCACTAA
- a CDS encoding sugar ABC transporter ATP-binding protein, with the protein MEESKPVLEMLGVTKQFPGVLALDDVSFTVMPGTVHALMGENGAGKSTLMKCLFGIYKMDAGRMVLKGRDCRFNSAADAMNAGVSMIHQELSNVPERSVAQNLWLGREPLNVIHLIDHKKMLQDTKALLMSLNYEFDPAARMSSLSISQQQGCEIARAVSYNASIVVMDEPTSSLTENEVAHLFDIIRDLKSRGVAIIYISHKMEEIFQIADSVTVMRDGRTIGTYPIGELSSDKLISLMVGRDTTHRFPPVESVIGDVCLEVKNLTASNPRSFKNISFELRKGEILGFGGLVGAQRTELVEAIFGVRTVASGEVLINGKALKKLTPKNAIKAGIGLITEDRRNTGIFPLLDVTVNTTVPSLGNYQTKIGLLDHKRLTEAARIQNEQLRTKTPSMSAMVQNLSGGNQQKVILSRWLMTLPDILIMDEPTRGIDVGAKYEIYTIMAELVKQGKAIIMVSSEMPELIGMSHRVLVLCAGRLTGALKKEEATQEAIMRFATQFAKGTDSSQESA; encoded by the coding sequence ATGGAAGAATCAAAGCCCGTCCTTGAAATGCTGGGAGTGACCAAACAGTTCCCCGGGGTTTTGGCCCTGGACGATGTGAGTTTTACGGTTATGCCTGGGACGGTTCATGCCCTGATGGGTGAAAACGGCGCTGGCAAATCGACTCTCATGAAATGCCTTTTCGGCATTTACAAGATGGATGCAGGCAGGATGGTTCTTAAAGGCCGGGACTGTCGCTTTAACAGTGCCGCAGACGCCATGAATGCCGGCGTATCCATGATACATCAGGAGCTTTCCAATGTTCCGGAACGTTCGGTGGCGCAGAATCTCTGGCTCGGCAGGGAACCTCTCAACGTCATTCATCTTATCGATCATAAAAAAATGCTCCAGGATACCAAGGCTTTGCTTATGAGCCTCAACTACGAGTTTGATCCTGCGGCGCGTATGTCGAGCCTTTCCATCAGCCAGCAGCAAGGCTGCGAAATTGCCAGGGCGGTTTCTTACAATGCCTCAATCGTGGTGATGGACGAGCCTACTTCATCTTTAACTGAAAACGAAGTTGCCCACCTTTTCGATATCATCAGGGATCTCAAATCCAGGGGCGTGGCGATTATTTATATTTCCCACAAGATGGAAGAAATCTTCCAGATTGCCGATTCGGTAACGGTCATGCGCGACGGCCGCACTATTGGCACCTATCCCATTGGGGAACTTAGCAGCGATAAGCTTATTTCCCTCATGGTGGGCCGCGACACGACCCACCGTTTCCCCCCTGTGGAAAGCGTCATCGGGGATGTGTGCCTGGAGGTGAAAAATCTCACCGCTTCCAATCCCCGGTCTTTCAAAAACATCAGCTTTGAACTCCGCAAGGGCGAGATACTCGGTTTTGGCGGCCTTGTAGGCGCCCAGCGTACCGAGCTTGTGGAGGCCATCTTCGGCGTAAGGACGGTCGCTTCCGGCGAGGTGTTGATCAACGGCAAAGCCTTAAAAAAGCTTACCCCAAAAAACGCGATTAAAGCGGGCATCGGCCTTATTACCGAAGACCGCCGCAATACGGGTATATTCCCCCTTTTGGATGTGACGGTTAATACGACAGTTCCTTCATTGGGCAATTATCAAACTAAAATCGGCCTTTTGGATCACAAGAGGCTGACCGAGGCCGCAAGGATACAGAACGAACAGCTCAGAACCAAGACGCCTTCCATGTCGGCTATGGTACAGAATCTGTCCGGGGGAAATCAGCAAAAGGTGATCCTGAGCCGCTGGCTTATGACCCTGCCCGACATTCTTATTATGGATGAACCTACACGGGGTATCGACGTAGGGGCCAAATATGAAATCTACACGATCATGGCGGAACTTGTGAAACAGGGGAAGGCTATTATCATGGTATCCAGTGAAATGCCCGAGCTTATCGGCATGAGTCACCGGGTGCTGGTGCTCTGCGCAGGGCGGCTCACGGGCGCTCTCAAGAAAGAAGAAGCTACACAGGAAGCAATTATGCGTTTTGCTACACAGTTTGCAAAAGGAACCGACAGTTCCCAGGAGTCAGCATGA
- a CDS encoding ABC transporter permease, with protein sequence MKDTRDLKLKQMMSKYTTFVTFVVLLFVLAVLTRGRALTWDSIKTLIIAEAVRAFASLGVGMIIITKGIDLSIGYVVCLTASVAASFAQIPTYETALYYGHSFPLFMPILMGLVAGGLFGLFNGVLVAYGKLPPFIATLGTMSIARGIQLIYTKAAIVSSLTPKFKAIAQNSFGPSFFQIPYLAVYVVVIAFIVWVLLRHTKQGTNFYAIGGNAQAARVSGINVEKDLVCVYFYAGLLYGCAGVLLASRLALANALTANGMELDAIAAVTVGGVSQNGGVGTVGGMIIGIFTMGLINYGMSFLAIDSYYQYLVKGAIIIVAVFFDMKKYAKRA encoded by the coding sequence ATGAAAGACACAAGAGATTTGAAACTTAAACAAATGATGAGCAAGTATACTACCTTTGTAACCTTTGTGGTGCTGCTCTTTGTTTTGGCGGTTCTCACCAGAGGGCGTGCCCTCACCTGGGATTCAATTAAAACCCTTATCATCGCCGAGGCGGTGCGGGCTTTTGCTTCCCTTGGAGTTGGGATGATCATTATTACCAAAGGTATTGATCTTTCCATCGGCTATGTGGTGTGCCTTACCGCATCGGTGGCGGCCTCCTTCGCCCAGATTCCCACCTACGAGACTGCCCTTTACTACGGACATTCTTTCCCCCTCTTTATGCCTATATTGATGGGCCTTGTGGCGGGCGGCCTCTTCGGCCTTTTTAACGGGGTGCTGGTAGCGTACGGAAAGCTGCCGCCTTTTATCGCAACTTTAGGCACCATGTCCATTGCACGGGGTATTCAGCTTATTTACACTAAAGCTGCTATTGTGAGTTCCCTTACCCCCAAGTTCAAGGCCATTGCGCAGAATTCATTCGGGCCTTCGTTTTTTCAGATTCCCTATCTCGCGGTATATGTAGTAGTCATTGCTTTTATTGTCTGGGTGCTTCTCAGGCATACCAAGCAGGGCACGAACTTTTACGCCATAGGCGGCAATGCCCAGGCTGCGCGGGTGTCGGGTATCAATGTGGAGAAGGACCTCGTCTGCGTGTATTTTTACGCGGGGCTTCTCTACGGCTGCGCGGGAGTGCTTCTTGCGAGCCGCCTCGCATTGGCCAATGCCCTCACCGCCAACGGCATGGAACTGGACGCAATCGCGGCAGTAACCGTGGGCGGCGTTTCACAGAATGGCGGCGTCGGAACTGTGGGCGGCATGATCATCGGTATCTTCACCATGGGTCTCATCAACTACGGCATGAGCTTTTTGGCGATAGATTCGTACTATCAGTACCTCGTTAAGGGCGCCATTATCATCGTGGCTGTATTCTTCGATATGAAGAAGTACGCCAAAAGGGCGTAA
- a CDS encoding CoA-acylating methylmalonate-semialdehyde dehydrogenase has protein sequence MSVTKLKYCCNGMWVDSKTGKWMDVYDPSTGEVIAQAPCCTQEELQATIDAAAAAYKSWSKTPVIRRTQILFKFRDLVVEHMEELTKIVARENGKVWSEAEGDILKVKEPVELACGAATLMQGESLMNTSTGYDSVLYREPIGVFGGIVPFNFPGMIPFGWMAPLCIAAGNCIVLKSSSSTPMTSIRLLELLQEAGLPAGVVSVITTDRNVADLLLTNPVIKGICFVGTTSVGLQVYSKAAANGKRVQAQTEAKNHALVMDDAVLDRSAAGIINSAFGCAGERCMALPVVAAHENIHDKLVELLIAQAKTLKVGCAYDKASQLGPVVNKAHYDRVTGWIEKGIKEGAKLVLDGRGIKVPGFEKGFYLGPTIFTNVTEDMSIGRDEIFGPVLCVKKVKSFEEGVKVINGNPFANGAVIYTSSGYHARNFSLEIDGGMVGVNVGIPVPVGMFPFSGHKQSFFGDLHCLGKDGIRFFTESKVVTSTWFTEESANKKVDTWDGSVGG, from the coding sequence ATGAGCGTAACGAAATTAAAATATTGCTGCAACGGAATGTGGGTTGATTCAAAAACCGGTAAATGGATGGACGTGTACGATCCGAGTACCGGGGAAGTAATTGCCCAGGCCCCCTGCTGTACTCAGGAAGAACTTCAGGCAACCATTGACGCAGCAGCAGCGGCCTATAAAAGCTGGTCAAAAACACCCGTAATACGGCGCACTCAGATCCTTTTCAAGTTCAGGGATCTTGTGGTCGAACACATGGAAGAACTCACCAAAATTGTGGCCCGCGAAAACGGCAAGGTCTGGAGCGAAGCCGAAGGCGACATACTCAAGGTAAAAGAACCTGTGGAATTGGCCTGCGGCGCCGCTACCCTCATGCAGGGAGAATCCCTCATGAACACCAGCACAGGCTATGACTCGGTTCTGTACCGTGAACCCATCGGCGTGTTCGGCGGCATAGTGCCCTTCAACTTCCCCGGCATGATACCCTTCGGCTGGATGGCCCCCCTCTGTATCGCCGCAGGAAACTGCATCGTTTTAAAATCATCCAGCTCTACCCCCATGACCAGCATCAGGCTCCTTGAACTTCTGCAGGAAGCGGGCCTCCCGGCGGGCGTTGTAAGTGTTATCACCACCGACAGGAATGTTGCGGATCTTCTGCTCACAAACCCCGTCATCAAGGGGATTTGTTTTGTGGGCACTACTTCCGTGGGTCTCCAGGTTTATTCCAAAGCCGCGGCCAACGGCAAACGGGTACAGGCCCAGACTGAAGCCAAGAACCATGCCCTTGTCATGGATGACGCTGTCCTTGACAGAAGTGCCGCAGGTATCATCAATTCAGCTTTCGGCTGCGCAGGCGAACGCTGTATGGCCCTGCCCGTTGTTGCGGCTCACGAAAATATTCATGACAAGTTAGTAGAACTGTTAATCGCCCAGGCCAAAACCCTTAAAGTCGGCTGCGCCTATGATAAAGCATCCCAGCTCGGTCCTGTGGTCAACAAGGCCCATTATGATCGCGTTACAGGCTGGATCGAAAAAGGGATCAAGGAAGGCGCAAAACTTGTTCTTGACGGAAGAGGAATAAAAGTTCCGGGTTTCGAAAAGGGCTTTTACTTAGGTCCCACGATCTTCACCAATGTTACCGAAGACATGAGCATAGGCCGGGACGAAATATTCGGCCCTGTACTCTGCGTCAAAAAAGTAAAATCCTTTGAAGAAGGCGTCAAGGTCATCAACGGCAACCCCTTTGCCAACGGAGCGGTGATCTACACAAGTTCAGGCTACCATGCCCGCAACTTCTCCCTGGAGATAGACGGCGGCATGGTAGGCGTCAACGTGGGCATCCCCGTACCGGTGGGCATGTTCCCCTTCTCGGGCCACAAGCAATCATTCTTCGGCGACCTTCACTGCCTCGGCAAAGACGGAATCCGTTTCTTCACCGAGAGCAAGGTGGTCACCTCAACCTGGTTCACCGAAGAATCGGCAAACAAGAAAGTCGATACCTGGGATGGTTCTGTCGGGGGCTGA
- a CDS encoding 5-deoxy-glucuronate isomerase, with protein sequence MIIYTDKVNSGYNGIITMEGSGKLMQMDMGLLKLPQGGSFELLEPDKETALLLLDGEVVFSYKGETKTGKRSSFIDECPHCLHIPRNIKVTITTKSGCEIYIQKALNAKDFTPVFYKPEDNMVNHTGKDILDDTMHRIVRTLFDFEHAPYSNMVLGEVLSLPGRWSGYIPHTHPQPEIYFFRFHRPEGFGAGFVGENVYKLKNNSLLLIGPDMSHPQVTAPGFPMLTVWGIRHLDGNPWQRSKTPDVPEYKWILEEKK encoded by the coding sequence ATGATTATTTATACTGATAAAGTGAATTCCGGTTATAACGGCATTATTACCATGGAAGGCAGCGGCAAACTTATGCAGATGGATATGGGCCTATTAAAGCTGCCCCAGGGCGGAAGTTTTGAACTTCTGGAACCGGATAAAGAAACTGCCCTGCTCCTTCTGGACGGCGAAGTTGTTTTTTCGTACAAGGGCGAAACAAAAACAGGCAAAAGATCTTCCTTTATTGATGAATGTCCCCACTGCCTTCACATTCCCCGCAATATAAAAGTTACTATTACTACTAAATCAGGCTGCGAGATCTACATACAAAAAGCTTTAAACGCAAAAGACTTTACCCCGGTGTTTTACAAACCCGAAGACAATATGGTGAATCATACAGGCAAAGATATTCTGGACGATACCATGCACCGCATTGTGCGTACCCTCTTCGATTTTGAGCATGCGCCTTATTCAAATATGGTGCTTGGAGAGGTCTTAAGCCTTCCGGGACGATGGTCGGGCTATATACCCCACACCCATCCCCAGCCGGAGATTTACTTTTTCAGATTCCACAGGCCCGAAGGTTTCGGCGCAGGCTTTGTGGGCGAAAATGTGTACAAGCTTAAAAATAACAGTCTGCTATTAATTGGCCCCGACATGAGCCACCCCCAGGTGACAGCCCCGGGTTTTCCCATGCTGACTGTATGGGGTATACGGCACCTTGACGGCAACCCCTGGCAAAGAAGCAAAACACCGGATGTTCCGGAATACAAATGGATTTTGGAGGAAAAGAAATGA
- a CDS encoding transaldolase family protein codes for MNDIKGKSPLHTMTLTSPTEFWNDSCSVSELTYAMENGAVGGTSNPLIVGEVLKKELDAWKPRIVEIYEQNPTASEEFIAWRIMEEITVKASKLLLPLYEKSKGHNGRISIQTNAQNYRNPQAMVEQAVHFNTLYPNNNIKLPATKAGIEAVEELSYRGISVNATVSFTVPQYVAVAEAVERGLKRREKEGKDVSSMSPVCTLMVGRLDDWLKVVANKKGIVTDPAYLEWAGVAAAKRAYTLYKERGYRARVLNAAYRNHFHWSEFIGGEMAMTITCDWQKRFNSSDVEVKNRIDDPVDPKIIHELEKKFPDFHRAYDEKGMKPEEFEYFGATRRTLRSFIAGYTDLLGVIRGIMITDPDVKGE; via the coding sequence ATGAATGACATAAAAGGGAAAAGCCCCCTTCATACCATGACCCTGACAAGCCCCACTGAATTCTGGAACGATTCTTGTTCAGTCAGCGAACTTACCTATGCTATGGAAAACGGCGCTGTGGGCGGAACAAGCAATCCCCTAATCGTAGGCGAGGTACTCAAAAAAGAACTTGATGCCTGGAAGCCCAGAATTGTGGAAATTTACGAACAAAACCCTACAGCTTCCGAAGAGTTCATCGCTTGGCGCATAATGGAAGAAATTACCGTGAAAGCCTCAAAACTCCTCCTTCCCCTCTACGAAAAGAGCAAGGGCCACAATGGGCGCATTTCCATTCAGACTAATGCGCAGAACTACCGCAACCCCCAGGCTATGGTGGAACAGGCGGTGCACTTCAACACCCTCTACCCCAACAACAATATCAAGCTGCCCGCGACCAAAGCCGGCATAGAGGCAGTGGAAGAACTCAGCTACCGGGGTATTAGCGTCAACGCCACAGTATCTTTTACAGTACCCCAATATGTGGCAGTTGCCGAAGCGGTTGAACGGGGACTCAAGCGCCGCGAAAAAGAAGGCAAGGATGTTTCCTCCATGAGCCCCGTGTGTACCCTGATGGTCGGCCGCCTCGACGACTGGCTCAAGGTCGTGGCCAACAAGAAGGGCATTGTGACTGATCCTGCTTACCTTGAATGGGCCGGGGTTGCGGCTGCAAAAAGGGCTTACACGCTTTACAAAGAACGGGGCTACCGCGCCAGGGTGCTTAACGCAGCTTACCGCAACCACTTCCACTGGTCGGAATTTATTGGCGGTGAAATGGCCATGACCATCACCTGCGACTGGCAGAAACGGTTTAACAGTTCCGATGTGGAGGTAAAAAACCGTATCGACGATCCGGTGGACCCGAAAATCATTCATGAGCTTGAAAAGAAGTTTCCCGATTTCCACAGGGCCTATGACGAAAAAGGCATGAAGCCCGAAGAGTTTGAATATTTTGGCGCTACAAGGCGGACCCTGCGTTCATTTATTGCAGGCTATACGGATCTCCTCGGCGTAATTCGGGGCATCATGATCACCGATCCTGATGTTAAAGGCGAATAG